A single region of the Rhipicephalus microplus isolate Deutch F79 chromosome 10, USDA_Rmic, whole genome shotgun sequence genome encodes:
- the LOC142774604 gene encoding uncharacterized protein LOC142774604 codes for MQALRRRPWPPSQCKALTTSSAAPPVASSFQEQVSGVAEDREAAPGDAEGSTQPQPEPISERAPGGEEQEVGSELAEALTLSAAAEPSPASPAGAPGTSPADAPAAEEKEEPTSWSDTVRGKKRRANGSPGPSKERLAAAPSGGPGSPKDGRPPGSEASRSDRV; via the coding sequence atgcaagcactgcggcgGCGACCATGGCCCCCCTCACAGTGCAAggcgttgacgacttcgtcggCCGCCCCACCTGTAGCCTCTTCTTTTCAGGAGCAGGTGAGCGGCGTTGCGGAGGATCGGGAGGCTGCTCCAGGGGACGCCGAGGGCTCGACCCAGCCACAGCCGGAGCCCATTAGCGAACGGGCTCCAGGAGGGGAAGAGCAGGAGGTGGGGTCGGAATTAGCTGAGGCCCTCACCCTTTCTGCTGCCGCCGAGCCGTCGCCGGCCTCGCCTGCCGGTGCGCCCGGGACCAGCCCTGCTGACGCGCCTGCTGCCGAGGAGAAGGAGGAACCCACGAGCTGGTCGGACACTGTTCGGGGCAAGAAGCGGCGCGCCAACGGATCACCAGGGCCCTCCAAGGAGAGGCTGGCTGCGGCTCCGAGCGGCGGCCCCGGCAGCCCTAAGGACGGACGACCTCCCGGGTCCGAAGCgagccgcagcgacagagtcTGA